GCCTTTTGGTCGACGAGGACGTCGACCTTCCTGGTCGATCCTCTGTTTTTCTCTGCCCGTCTCTGCTTTTGCTCTGCTTTTACTCCGCGCCCTCTGTGTTAAAATTCCCCTCTGTGTCTCCCCATCTCTGTGTCTCTGTGTTGAAACATTTTCTCTGTTCCTCTGTGCCTCTGTTTTCAAAAACCCCTCCGCTTTTACTTTGCTTTTACTCCGCGCCCTCTGTGTTAAAATCCCCCTCTGTGTCTCCCCCCCCTCTGTGTCTCCCCCTCTCTGTGTCTCTGTGTTAAAAAACATTTCCCCTTGACACAATACCCCCCTCCCAAAGTTTTGCGTCTAAATCTAGAAAAAAAGGTGGTGATTTGTTTGCCGACAGTAGTTTCCAAAGAGAATGAGTCCTTCGATTACCTGTTGAAAAGGTTCAAGAAGAAATGCGAGAAAGCCGCGATCCTCTCCGAGATCAAGAAGAGACAGGCCTACGAGAAGCCCAGTGTGCGCAGAAAACGCGAAGACAACGCTTCCAAACGCAAAATGCTCAAGATCCAGCGCAGAATGCAGCGCTACATGAGGTAGCCCCGGGCATTTCCCGCCATCCCACCACCTGAACCGTTTGCAACAGGGATTCGTCCCTGTTTGCTTTTTTATTTGCCATTAAAAGAGGTAAATCATGGGTATCATCGACTGGCT
The nucleotide sequence above comes from Candidatus Cloacimonadota bacterium. Encoded proteins:
- the rpsU gene encoding 30S ribosomal protein S21, producing MPTVVSKENESFDYLLKRFKKKCEKAAILSEIKKRQAYEKPSVRRKREDNASKRKMLKIQRRMQRYMR